A part of Diachasmimorpha longicaudata isolate KC_UGA_2023 chromosome 11, iyDiaLong2, whole genome shotgun sequence genomic DNA contains:
- the LOC135167298 gene encoding open rectifier potassium channel protein 1: MSKKQWMVLLMLFLTYLLLGASMFYHIESRLEIEKVQAARMERMEINALLHAHYMPESTEDQHEILDKLTVYCGKSVYNYSDSEEDQLKWDFYNSFYFAYTVVSTIGYGNLAPTNSLSRILMIFYGLIGIPMNGILLAHLGEFFSIVFIRAHQKYKSYKQHHQDECKKKLTPLEKRKAGLAVQILMYLAPGFVMFIFFPAFLFSYYEGWSYDEAVYYAFVTLTTIGFGDYVAGQDNTKGSGVFFIMYKSFLIAWISFGLGYVVMIMAFITRGMRSKRIVRLEHKLAMNLKQTQNKIWSEFNKEVGYLRRVFNELQLSKVKRVYVDEYDYEMPPTKLMRSNSFPDLRTLVIGGLAPPTPPHPRRRANSEVVPLEPPVPRVVSETDLQRIDKTATFATHAMVQPAELLARLVNILGYIPPPPDDEEQTPECDTRSGVECFTDKEILSTERRFGLERSPCGKPRSRATSEVRLDPKFEPNASRNQEWTWSGPAASRKIQELIRARRNDAKTKEKEREKESKSIFPALPKSVPLPKWIKQLSAKKDPRPSNSVSAGELDADDESYLSNMNPLPSSSTYFTHTGANLPSSLGGSNLLEETSLADFLRALTALHTRVGAVPEDYIKKPQRKMGTASLTPPKLPSLLTLFSPPGSLPQSNQSTVTADPAGRRLSLRPETSGSSTPLYNRRSFAAPGVKGRTRRFSLRPVPTPLGTTPQASPYLGYSKPFPSPSPLYTSDPPFESPREPLVPMESAPGSSSPVAVSGHRRFSLRPAQLDTPPGPATPQASRAMPRWRAGMLQRQINQLQLQKRVRAFSLSDVNTEGMKTGEKNIAISPLALEPSVKTNAGKGLTQKTVTIVSPSREDKGKTSDSKQGRPKFLRAISASSNPFTSAIMNPFFDRDDKDRKKKDSGTGEESNEGRKTVSEALREVKTVTTAPAEAEVQDSRVELGQTVSRGQDELEVPQDEACPEERGSEKLGAADGDSRTDKTRKFSVVSMSSWGEGKKGDRKVSTVSEHSTGESSSSSRKTSSGRSPGDKPRISIDSYKPLLEVRIDKPSENVFERYQRASMQSSSDGDSLQEVKVVAAKGREESKVSLGRDKGPAESTS, translated from the exons ATGTCCAAGAAACAATGGATGGTACTGCTCATGCTGTTCTTGACCTACCTTCTTCTTGGTGCCTCGATGTTTTATCACATCGAGAGCAGATTGGAGATTGAGAAAGTACAGGCGGCCAGGATGGAACGCATGGAAATTAATG CTCTCCTCCATGCTCACTATATGCCAGAATCCACAGAAGACCAGCACGAAATTCTGGACAAGCTGACAGTCTATTGCGGTAAATCCGTTTACAATTACAGTGATAGCGAGGAGGACCAATTGAAATGGGACTTCTACAACAGCTTCTATTTTGCCTACACTGTCGTCAGTACCATCG GATATGGAAATCTGGCTCCAACGAATTCTCTCAGCAGAATTCTCATGATCTTCTATGGTCTCATTGGTATTCCAATGAACGGTATTCTCCTCGCACATCTCGGTGAATTTTTCTCCATTGTATTCATCCGAGCTCACCAAAAATACAAATCCTACAAGCAACATCACCAAGacgagtgtaaaaaaaaattgaccccCCTGGAAAAACGAAAAGCTGGTCTGGCTGTGCAAATTCTCATGTACCTGGCACCTGGTTTCGTTatgttcatattttttcccgCATTCCTGTTCTCTTATTACGAAGGATGGTCGTATGACGAGGCTGTCTATTACGCATTCGTTACACTGActaccattggattcggggaTTACGTTGCGG gtCAAGACAACACAAAAGGCAGCGGTGTATTCTTCATCATGTACAAATCCTTCCTCATTGCATGGATATCCTTCGGCCTCGGCTACGTTGTCATGATAATGGCCTTCATAACAAGAGGAATGAGAAGCAAGAGGATAGTGCGTCTCGAGCATAAATTAGCCATGAATCTGAAGCAAACTCAGAATAAAATATGGAGTGAGTTCAACAAGGAGGTCGGCTACCTCAGGCGTGTATTCAACGAATTGCAGTTGTCCAAAGTCAAG AGAGTTTACGTGGACGAGTATGACTATGAGATGCCGCCGACGAAGTTGATGAGGAGTAATAGTTTTCCGGATCTACGGACGCTTGTTATTGGGGGATTAGCTCCACCGACTCCACCACATCCAAGAAGAAGGGCTAACAGTGAAGTGGTGCCATtg GAGCCCCCAGTACCTCGAGTAGTCTCCGAAACCGATCTCCAACGAATTGACAAAACAGCGACCTTCGCAACCCACGCAATGGTCCAACCAGCAGAGCTCCTGGCCCGCCTGGTGAACATCCTCGGTTACATTCCACCACCCCCCGATGATGAGGAACAGACCCCAGAGTGCGACACACGTTCAGGAGTCGAATGTTTCACCGACAAAGAAATCCTCTCCACCGAGCGTAGATTTGGCCTCGAGCGATCCCCCTGTGGTAAGCCCCGTTCTCGAGCAACAAGTGAGGTCCGTCTGGACCCCAAGTTCGAGCCCAACGCCAGCAGAAATCAGGAGTGGACCTGGTCGGGTCCTGCGGCCTCCCGGAAGATCCAGGAGCTCATCAGGGCACGACGAAATGACGCCAAAACAAAGGAAAAAGAACGAGAAAAAGAGAGCAAATCAATCTTCCCAGCTCTTCCTAAATCAGTTCCACTTCCCAAATGGATAAAACAATTGTCAGCTAAAAAAGATCCTCGACCGAGTAACTCAGTCTCAGCTGGGGAACTCGATGCAGACGACGAGAGTTACCTCTCCAACATGAATCCCCTGCCCTCGTCCTCAACATACTTCACCCACACGGGGGCGAACCTACCCTCATCACTAGGAGGCAGTAATCTCCTGGAGGAGACGTCTCTGGCGGACTTCCTCCGAGCGTTGACGGCCCTTCACACGAGAGTTGGGGCAGTACCAGAGGACTACATCAAAAAGCCTCAGAGAAAGATGGGAACTGCTTCGCTGACCCCACCAAAGCTCCCCAGCTTGCTCACCCTCTTCTCTCCCCCTGGGTCGCTTCCTCAAAGCAATCAGTCGACTGTTACCGCGGACCCTGCAGGGAGGAGGCTCTCGCTGAGGCCTGAGACATCTGGCAGCTCGACCCCCCTCTACAACCGCCGCAGCTTTGCAGCTCCAGGGGTCAAAG GTAGAACAAGAAGATTCTCCCTTCGTCCAGTGCCGACACCCCTGGGAACGACCCCTCAGGCGTCTCCATATCTGGGGTACTCGAAGCCCTTCCCGAGTCCTTCGCCGCTATACACCTCAGATCCTCCCTTCGAGAGTCCAAGAGAGCCGTTGGTGCCGATGGAGAGTGCACCGGGGTCCTCGTCTCCAGTGGCGGTCTCAGGACACCGCAGGTTCTCCCTGAGACCAGCCCAGTTGGACACTCCCCCAGGCCCTGCAACGCCCCAGGCCTCCAGGGCGATGCCTAGGTGGCGGGCTGGAATGCTACAGAGGCAAATCAATCAGCTGCAACTCCAGAAGAGGGTCCGAGCGTTCAGTCTGAGCGATGTCAACACCGAAGGGATGAAAACTGGGGAGAAGAACATTGCCATCAGTCCCCTGGCACTGGAACCCTCTGTTAAGACAAACGCTGGGAAGGGCCTGACCCAGAAGACCGTCACCATAGTGTCTCCAAGCCGAGAAGACAAGGGGAAGACGAGTGACAGCAAACAGGGGAGACCCAAGTTCCTGAGGGCGATCTCTGCCTCCAGTAATCCTTTTACTTCTGCGATAATGAATCCATTTTTCGATAGAGACGACAAGGATCGAAAGAAAAAGGATTCGGGGACTGGAGAGGAGTCGAATGAAGGTCGAAAGACAGTATCCGAGGCTCTGAGGGAAGTCAAGACCGTTACAACGGCTCCAGCAGAGGCTGAGGTTCAAGATTCCAGGGTTGAATTAGGGCAGACGGTGTCCAGAGGTCAGGATGAACTCGAGGTGCCTCAGGATGAGGCGTGTCCTGAGGAAAGGGGAAGTGAAAAATTGGGGGCAGCTGACGGGGATAGTCGGACTgataaaacgagaaaattctcggttgtgtcgatgagttcatggggggaggggaagaAGGGCGACAGAAAGGTGTCTACTGTGTCTGAACACAGCACAGGGGAGTCCTCATCAAGCAGCAGGAAAACATCTTCTGGGAGAAGCCCTGGCGATAAGCCGAGGATTTCCATTGACTCTTACAAACCACTTCTGGAGGTCAGAATTGATAAACCCAGTGAGAACGTCTTCGAGAGGTATCAGAGGGCTTCCATGCAGAGTTCCTCGGATGGGGATTCCCTGCAGGAAGTTAAGGTTGTGGCGGCGAAGGGGAGGGAGGAGAGTAAGGTGTCATTGGGAAGGGATAAAGGTCCGGCGGAGTCAACTAGTTAA
- the LOC135167300 gene encoding histidine--tRNA ligase, cytoplasmic isoform X1: protein MADETRAEVLEAIKIQGEVVRQLKAAKADPSKAVGVDFKSKLGDINTDLGNISYVGGWVPSYYDKKLYDICIELLNGEIESYPHLKRWFINVKSYEPSERDKFVKGCCKTKLEGIVDSLSSGKCGDTESIDKKIAEEVSKLLELKAQLGDGSEPQKFSLKTPKGTRDYNPEQMALRLGVLDKIISVFKRHGAETIDTPIFELKEVLTGKYGEDTKLIYDLKDQGGEILALRYDLTVPFARYLAMSKITNIKRYHIAKVYRRDNPSMTKGRYREFYQCDFDIAGQYDPMIPDAECIRIVSEALTSLELGGFVIKVNHRCLLDGIFAACGVPQDKFRTICSSVDKLDKSPWEEVRKEMVEEKQLDGAIADKIGEYVSKSGGVKLIDELKQDEVLMKESAAKQGLEAMELLLKYCDIYRVTDKVLFDLSLARGLDYYTGVIYEAVLTDSEVGSVAGGGRYDNLVGMFDAKKKTPCVGVSLGVERIFSVLENRKANSGQKTRTTEVEAYVATAQKNFQEERMKILAELWDAGIKAEHHYKKNPKLLAQLQYCEESGIPLAIIIGEGELKKGEVTLREVSTRAQRSIPRDKLVEEIQKWLQNQSK from the exons ATGGCTGACGAAACACGAGCAGAAGTGTTGGAGGCGATTAAAATACAGGGCGAAGTCGTGAGGCAATTAAAAGCTGCCAAGGCAGATCCTTCCAAA GCAGTTGGTGTAGATTTCAAGTCAAAGTTGGGTGACATTAACACCGATCTTGGAAACATCAGTTACGTCGGTGGTTGGGTACCTTCGTACTATGACAAAAAGCTGTACGATATTTGCATTGAATTGTTGAACGGTGAAATCGAGAGCTATCCACATTTGAAGAGATGGTTTATCAATGTCAAGAGTTATGAACCCAGTGAGCGGGATAAATTTGTCAAGGGCTGTTGCAAAACAAAATTGGAGGGTATTGTTGACTCATTGAGCTCGGGTAAATGTGGAGATACTGAGAGTATTGATAAAAAG ATCGCTGAGGAGGTTTCTAAGCTGTTAGAGCTTAAAGCACAGCTTGGAGATGGGAGCGAGCCACAGAAATTCAGTCTCAAGACCCCCAAGGGTACCAGGGATTACAATCCGGAGCAGATGGCACTCAGACTCGGTGTTTTGGATAAAATAATCAGTGTTTTTAAACGTCATGGGGCTGAGACCATTGATACTCCTATTTTTGAACTCAAG GAAGTCCTGACCGGAAAATACGGTGAAGATACAAAATTGATCTACGACCTGAAGGACCAGGGCGGTGAGATACTAGCCCTGCGTTACGATCTCACTGTGCCCTTCGCTCGTTACTTAGCAATGTCCAAGATAACAAACATCAAGAGGTATCACATTGCCAAAGTCTACAGGCGAGACAATCCTTCAATGACCAAGGGACGTTATCGAGAGTTTTACCAATGTGATTTTGACATTGCTGGACAGTACGACCCCATGATACCGGATGCAGAGTGCATTAGAATCGTGTCTGAAGCCTTAACGAGTCTGGAACTCGGTGGCTTCGTCATCAAGGTCAACCACCGATGTCTGCTGGACGGAATATTCGCAGCATGTGGCGTTCCTCAGGACAAGTTCAGAACTATCTGCTCGTCTGTGGATAAACTGGACAAGAGCCCCTGGGAAGAGGTGAGAAAGGAGATGGTCGAGGAGAAGCAGTTGGATGGGGCTATTGCTGATAAAATTGGGGAGTACGTTTCCAAGAGTGGGGGTGTGAAACTGATTGATGAACTCAAGCAGGATGAGGTACTCATGAAAGAAAGTGCGGCTAAGCAGGGACTCGAGGCTATGGAGCTGTTGCTGAAGTATTGTGACATTTATAGAGTCACCGATAAAGTGCTTTTTGATCTCAGTCTGGCTAGGGGACTTGATTATTATACTGGAGTTATTTACGAAGCTGTTTTGACTg aCAGTGAAGTAGGGAGTGTAGCAGGTGGTGGTCGTTACGACAATCTCGTAGGTATGTTCGATGCAAAAAAGAAGACCCCCTGTGTAGGGGTATCTCTAGgtgtagagagaattttcagtgTCCTCGAGAATCGTAAAGCTAATTCTGGACAGAAAACCAGAACCACTGAGGTGGAAGCGTATGTTGCAACTGCCCAGAAGAACTTCCAAGAGGAGCGAATGAAGATCCTAGCTGAATTATGGGACGCTGGCATCAAAGCTGAGCACCACTACAAAAAGAACCCCAAACTCCTGGCGCAGCTGCAGTACTGCGAGGAGAGTGGAATTCCTCTGGCCATTATTATTGGTGAGGGAGAGCTCAAGAAGGGCGAAGTCACTCTCAGAGAAGTGTCAACGCGAGCTCAACGATCCATACCTCGAGATAAACTCGTCGAAGAGATTCAAAAGTGGCTACAGAATCAATCTAAGTGA
- the LOC135167302 gene encoding zinc finger protein 76-like, translated as MSLEDAETCENSPENEDDFTLLEELTDDQDTLPVMTNGEDETALQGVILQDHELLGTTLTAVTFSDGTQAFVTNHEPSADLDYKVDEDVPRSIVIRDVAGLEGRVVHLEVDPVVVHSEPSTSDSSDTTYAQIQIINGSAYMVTSTLDSDPRKPKKKDSKGLTSDLESKIRYACPREGCGKIYTTPNHLKVHERSHTGLRPYECDFPRCNKSFATGYSLKAHQRTHTGEKPYKCTATACEKSFKTSGDLLKHMRTHTGERPFPCPFEGCERAFTTSNIRKVHIRTHTGERPYTCEVCEKSFASATNYKNHMRIHSREKPYTCMVENCGKSFTEYSSLYKHRLVHTPAKPFECQLCHKSYRQHGTLIMHKRTTHALVDSDEGSDAYFDGADAGKVKRRKSRQNRVMMSKAAQVETSQAVASLEESSDSETQILLVGDPKQLVALQQMGMEETFDDPTMDSSLEGLNIKIEEMEFGWD; from the exons ATGTCATTGGAAGATGCAGAAACTTGTGAAAATTCTCCGGAAAATGAAGATGATTTTACTCTTCTGGAAGAATTGACT GATGACCAGGACACTCTCCCAGTGATGACAAACGGGGAAGATGAAACCGCCCTTCAAGGAGTAATCCTCCAAGACCACGAGTTACTAGGAACTACTTTAACTGCAGTCACATTCTCTGATGGCACACAAGCATTCGTGACAAATCACGAGCCCAGCGCAG ACCTAGACTACAAAGTAGACGAAGACGTCCCCCGTTCCATAGTAATTCGGGACGTGGCAGGTCTCGAAGGGCGAGTAGTTCACCTAGAGGTTGATCCCGTAGTTGTCCACTCCGAGCCCAGCACATCAGACTCATCAGACACGACCTACGCTCAAATCCAGATAATAAATGGCAGTGCCTATATGGTAACCAGTACGTTAGACTCAGATCCTcgaaagccaaaaaaaaaggactCAAAGGGGCTCACATCAGATCTAGAATCAAAGATTAGGTACGCCTGCCCTCGGGAGGGCTGTGGAAAAATCTACACGACTCCCAATCATTTGAAAGTTCACGAGAGGTCGCACACTGGGCTGAGACCGTATGAATGTGACTTTCCCAG ATGCAACAAGAGTTTTGCAACTGGATACAGTTTGAAGGCCCACCAGAGGACCCACACAGGTGAGAAACCGTACAAATGCACTGCCACAGCCTGCGAAAAGAGTTTCAAGACCTCTGGGGATCTCCTAAAGCACATGAGGACTCACACAGGAGAGAGACCCTTCCCGTGTCCCTTCGAGGGCTGCGAGAGAGCCTTCACCACCAGCAACATCAGGAAAGTCCACATAAGGACGCACACAGGAGAGCGCCCTTACACCTGCGAAGTCTGTGAGAAGTCCTTTGCAAGTGctacaaattataaaaaccACATGAGAATCCACTCGCGGGAGAAGCCGTACACCTGCATGGTTGAGAACTGTGGAAAGTCTTTTACCGAGTACTCTAGTCTCTATAAACATCGGCTGGTCCACACACCGGCCAAACCATTTGAGTGTCAGCTCTGTCATAAGAGCTACAGGCAGCATGGAACACTCATTATGCATAAAAGAACGACTCATGCTTTGGTTGACAGTGATGAAGGGAGTGATGCTTATTTTGATGGAGCAGATGCGGGGAAGGTGAAGAGAAGAAAGAGTAGGCAAAAT agAGTAATGATGAGTAAAGCTGCACAGGTAGAAACATCACAAGCTGTAGCTTCTTTAGAAGAATCATCTGACAGTGAGACCCAGATTTTATTAGTTGGAGATCCAAAACAACTCGTTGCACTGCAG CAAATGGGTATGGAAGAGACTTTCGACGATCCCACGATGGACTCATCCCTAGAAGGgctgaatataaaaattgaggaaatggAATTTGGCTGGGATTGA
- the LOC135167300 gene encoding histidine--tRNA ligase isoform X2, which translates to MADETRAEVLEAIKIQGEVVRQLKAAKADPSKIAEEVSKLLELKAQLGDGSEPQKFSLKTPKGTRDYNPEQMALRLGVLDKIISVFKRHGAETIDTPIFELKEVLTGKYGEDTKLIYDLKDQGGEILALRYDLTVPFARYLAMSKITNIKRYHIAKVYRRDNPSMTKGRYREFYQCDFDIAGQYDPMIPDAECIRIVSEALTSLELGGFVIKVNHRCLLDGIFAACGVPQDKFRTICSSVDKLDKSPWEEVRKEMVEEKQLDGAIADKIGEYVSKSGGVKLIDELKQDEVLMKESAAKQGLEAMELLLKYCDIYRVTDKVLFDLSLARGLDYYTGVIYEAVLTDSEVGSVAGGGRYDNLVGMFDAKKKTPCVGVSLGVERIFSVLENRKANSGQKTRTTEVEAYVATAQKNFQEERMKILAELWDAGIKAEHHYKKNPKLLAQLQYCEESGIPLAIIIGEGELKKGEVTLREVSTRAQRSIPRDKLVEEIQKWLQNQSK; encoded by the exons ATGGCTGACGAAACACGAGCAGAAGTGTTGGAGGCGATTAAAATACAGGGCGAAGTCGTGAGGCAATTAAAAGCTGCCAAGGCAGATCCTTCCAAA ATCGCTGAGGAGGTTTCTAAGCTGTTAGAGCTTAAAGCACAGCTTGGAGATGGGAGCGAGCCACAGAAATTCAGTCTCAAGACCCCCAAGGGTACCAGGGATTACAATCCGGAGCAGATGGCACTCAGACTCGGTGTTTTGGATAAAATAATCAGTGTTTTTAAACGTCATGGGGCTGAGACCATTGATACTCCTATTTTTGAACTCAAG GAAGTCCTGACCGGAAAATACGGTGAAGATACAAAATTGATCTACGACCTGAAGGACCAGGGCGGTGAGATACTAGCCCTGCGTTACGATCTCACTGTGCCCTTCGCTCGTTACTTAGCAATGTCCAAGATAACAAACATCAAGAGGTATCACATTGCCAAAGTCTACAGGCGAGACAATCCTTCAATGACCAAGGGACGTTATCGAGAGTTTTACCAATGTGATTTTGACATTGCTGGACAGTACGACCCCATGATACCGGATGCAGAGTGCATTAGAATCGTGTCTGAAGCCTTAACGAGTCTGGAACTCGGTGGCTTCGTCATCAAGGTCAACCACCGATGTCTGCTGGACGGAATATTCGCAGCATGTGGCGTTCCTCAGGACAAGTTCAGAACTATCTGCTCGTCTGTGGATAAACTGGACAAGAGCCCCTGGGAAGAGGTGAGAAAGGAGATGGTCGAGGAGAAGCAGTTGGATGGGGCTATTGCTGATAAAATTGGGGAGTACGTTTCCAAGAGTGGGGGTGTGAAACTGATTGATGAACTCAAGCAGGATGAGGTACTCATGAAAGAAAGTGCGGCTAAGCAGGGACTCGAGGCTATGGAGCTGTTGCTGAAGTATTGTGACATTTATAGAGTCACCGATAAAGTGCTTTTTGATCTCAGTCTGGCTAGGGGACTTGATTATTATACTGGAGTTATTTACGAAGCTGTTTTGACTg aCAGTGAAGTAGGGAGTGTAGCAGGTGGTGGTCGTTACGACAATCTCGTAGGTATGTTCGATGCAAAAAAGAAGACCCCCTGTGTAGGGGTATCTCTAGgtgtagagagaattttcagtgTCCTCGAGAATCGTAAAGCTAATTCTGGACAGAAAACCAGAACCACTGAGGTGGAAGCGTATGTTGCAACTGCCCAGAAGAACTTCCAAGAGGAGCGAATGAAGATCCTAGCTGAATTATGGGACGCTGGCATCAAAGCTGAGCACCACTACAAAAAGAACCCCAAACTCCTGGCGCAGCTGCAGTACTGCGAGGAGAGTGGAATTCCTCTGGCCATTATTATTGGTGAGGGAGAGCTCAAGAAGGGCGAAGTCACTCTCAGAGAAGTGTCAACGCGAGCTCAACGATCCATACCTCGAGATAAACTCGTCGAAGAGATTCAAAAGTGGCTACAGAATCAATCTAAGTGA
- the LOC135167300 gene encoding histidine--tRNA ligase, cytoplasmic isoform X3, with product MLRLMRTNLFLAACKCRNSSNVAATQIAEEVSKLLELKAQLGDGSEPQKFSLKTPKGTRDYNPEQMALRLGVLDKIISVFKRHGAETIDTPIFELKEVLTGKYGEDTKLIYDLKDQGGEILALRYDLTVPFARYLAMSKITNIKRYHIAKVYRRDNPSMTKGRYREFYQCDFDIAGQYDPMIPDAECIRIVSEALTSLELGGFVIKVNHRCLLDGIFAACGVPQDKFRTICSSVDKLDKSPWEEVRKEMVEEKQLDGAIADKIGEYVSKSGGVKLIDELKQDEVLMKESAAKQGLEAMELLLKYCDIYRVTDKVLFDLSLARGLDYYTGVIYEAVLTDSEVGSVAGGGRYDNLVGMFDAKKKTPCVGVSLGVERIFSVLENRKANSGQKTRTTEVEAYVATAQKNFQEERMKILAELWDAGIKAEHHYKKNPKLLAQLQYCEESGIPLAIIIGEGELKKGEVTLREVSTRAQRSIPRDKLVEEIQKWLQNQSK from the exons ATGTTACGTCTGATGCGAACTAATTTATTCCTTGCTGCCTGCAAATGTCGCAACTCGTCAAATGTTGCCGCTACGCAG ATCGCTGAGGAGGTTTCTAAGCTGTTAGAGCTTAAAGCACAGCTTGGAGATGGGAGCGAGCCACAGAAATTCAGTCTCAAGACCCCCAAGGGTACCAGGGATTACAATCCGGAGCAGATGGCACTCAGACTCGGTGTTTTGGATAAAATAATCAGTGTTTTTAAACGTCATGGGGCTGAGACCATTGATACTCCTATTTTTGAACTCAAG GAAGTCCTGACCGGAAAATACGGTGAAGATACAAAATTGATCTACGACCTGAAGGACCAGGGCGGTGAGATACTAGCCCTGCGTTACGATCTCACTGTGCCCTTCGCTCGTTACTTAGCAATGTCCAAGATAACAAACATCAAGAGGTATCACATTGCCAAAGTCTACAGGCGAGACAATCCTTCAATGACCAAGGGACGTTATCGAGAGTTTTACCAATGTGATTTTGACATTGCTGGACAGTACGACCCCATGATACCGGATGCAGAGTGCATTAGAATCGTGTCTGAAGCCTTAACGAGTCTGGAACTCGGTGGCTTCGTCATCAAGGTCAACCACCGATGTCTGCTGGACGGAATATTCGCAGCATGTGGCGTTCCTCAGGACAAGTTCAGAACTATCTGCTCGTCTGTGGATAAACTGGACAAGAGCCCCTGGGAAGAGGTGAGAAAGGAGATGGTCGAGGAGAAGCAGTTGGATGGGGCTATTGCTGATAAAATTGGGGAGTACGTTTCCAAGAGTGGGGGTGTGAAACTGATTGATGAACTCAAGCAGGATGAGGTACTCATGAAAGAAAGTGCGGCTAAGCAGGGACTCGAGGCTATGGAGCTGTTGCTGAAGTATTGTGACATTTATAGAGTCACCGATAAAGTGCTTTTTGATCTCAGTCTGGCTAGGGGACTTGATTATTATACTGGAGTTATTTACGAAGCTGTTTTGACTg aCAGTGAAGTAGGGAGTGTAGCAGGTGGTGGTCGTTACGACAATCTCGTAGGTATGTTCGATGCAAAAAAGAAGACCCCCTGTGTAGGGGTATCTCTAGgtgtagagagaattttcagtgTCCTCGAGAATCGTAAAGCTAATTCTGGACAGAAAACCAGAACCACTGAGGTGGAAGCGTATGTTGCAACTGCCCAGAAGAACTTCCAAGAGGAGCGAATGAAGATCCTAGCTGAATTATGGGACGCTGGCATCAAAGCTGAGCACCACTACAAAAAGAACCCCAAACTCCTGGCGCAGCTGCAGTACTGCGAGGAGAGTGGAATTCCTCTGGCCATTATTATTGGTGAGGGAGAGCTCAAGAAGGGCGAAGTCACTCTCAGAGAAGTGTCAACGCGAGCTCAACGATCCATACCTCGAGATAAACTCGTCGAAGAGATTCAAAAGTGGCTACAGAATCAATCTAAGTGA
- the LOC135167309 gene encoding uncharacterized protein LOC135167309 yields MLMLKILGLLVTGAATTCAAPLATVHVRFVSPPHYHEHELTTDGGGTVVQKNFLSIGRQHPSFGERLSGPFRKSRVITPQNAQSLWPVGVFVPPLDTNDLGISSEDAYHTPDFSNGLDHPDPLLLTGEAAMIAVRYLYGHGELFFHEIPHVRAILRNQEERRSNGLHENILKSLRPASPFYSNHGH; encoded by the exons ATGCTTATG ttAAAAATTCTGGGCTTGCTGGTCACTGGAGCTGCTACCACGTGTGCAGCTCCACTCGCCACTGTTCACGTCAGGTTTGTATCGCCACCGCATTATCACGAGCACGAGCTCACGACTGATG GGGGTGGTACAGTCGTTCAGAAGAATTTCCTCAGTATCGGAAGACAACACCCCTCATTTG GTGAGAGGTTGTCAGGACCATTTCGCAAATCCCGAGTGATTACCCCCCAGAATGCTCAGTCCCTGTGGCCCGTGGGTGTCTTTGTACCCCCCCTGGACACCAACGACCTCGGCATCAGCTCAGAAGACGCTTATCACACCCCAGACTTCTCAAACGGTCTAG atcACCCTGATCCACTTTTGCTAACTGGAGAAGCGGCAATGATAGCTGTCAGATATTTGTACGGTCACGGTGAGTTATTTTTCCACGAGATTCCCCACGTGCGTGCAATACTGCGGAATCAGGAGGAGAGACGATCGAACGGTCTTCACGAGAACATTCTGAAGAGCCTCAGGCCCGCCTCGCCCTTCTACAGCAATCATGGGCATTGA